CCCGTACTGCGGGCCCCACACCGATCGCAGCAGCATCTCGTGGGGCACCACCTGGCCGCGGTGCCGGGCCAGCGTCGCGAGCAGTCGCCACTCGGTCGGGGTGAGGTGCACCGGCCCACCGTCGGTGCTGGCGGTGCAGGTGGCGAAGTCGAGTCGGAAGTCGTCGGTCACGACGTCCGGCGCGTTGTCGAGGGCGGTGCCCACCCGGCGCAGCGCCGCCCGGATGCGCGCCATCAGCTCGTCGATGCCGAACGGTTTGGTGACGTAGTCGTCGGCACCCTCGTCGAGGGCCTCCACCTTGTCGTCCGACTCGTGCCGGGCCGACAGCACCACCACCGGCACGACCGAGACGCGGCGGATGCGGCGCAGCACCTCCACCCCGTCGAGGTCGGGCAGGCCGAGGTCGAGCACGACGAGGTCGGGCGGCTGCTCGTCGATCGCGGACAACGCGTCGGCCCCGTTGGTGACCGTCTCGACGTCCATGCCGCGCGCCTTGAGGTTGATTCGCAGGGTGCGCAGGATCGTGGGGTCGTCGTCGACGACCAGCAGCCGGTCATTCATAGGTGGGCCTTCCGTCGTGGGCCTGCAGGCTCACCACCATGGTGACGCCGCCGCCCGGAGTGTCCTCGGCCGCCAGGGTGGCGCCCATCGCCTCGGCGAAGCCGCGGGCGACCGCCAGCCCGAGCCCCACCCCGTCGCCGGACGGCGTATCGCCGTAGCGCTGAAACGGCCGGAAGATCGTCTCCATCGCGGCAGCCGGCACACCTGGCCCCTGGTCGACGACGCGCAGCAGCACCCGATCGCCGATGCGTCCTGTAGACACGCGCACCGGTCCTGCTGCCGGCTGGAAACGCAGGGCGTTCTCCAGCACATTGCCCAGCACCCGGTCGAGCAGCCCCGGGTCGGCCACGACCCGACGGGCGTCGGGTCCGAGCGTCC
This genomic stretch from Calidifontibacter indicus harbors:
- a CDS encoding response regulator transcription factor is translated as MNDRLLVVDDDPTILRTLRINLKARGMDVETVTNGADALSAIDEQPPDLVVLDLGLPDLDGVEVLRRIRRVSVVPVVVLSARHESDDKVEALDEGADDYVTKPFGIDELMARIRAALRRVGTALDNAPDVVTDDFRLDFATCTASTDGGPVHLTPTEWRLLATLARHRGQVVPHEMLLRSVWGPQYGRESNYLRVYMGQLRRKLEREPAAPRWLITTPGIGYQLRAH